TTCTGAAAGGGTTACTAATGTTGGGTTATTTAGTGTTAATGAAAATTTAGATAATGAATACATATTTGCTGATATAGGCATGGCACGTTCGTTATTAAACTACGAGGCTAATCAAATTTCTGCAATCGAATTTAAACTAAACCCAGAAGTCGACCAAGATGAAGTGAGAGCAGCTATAGAAGCGCAATTTCCTAATAAGTTTCTTATAAAAAATAGAGAACAACTAAATGATGCCCTATTTAAAATGTTGAATACTGAAAATCTAGCTGTTTATTTAATTTTCACTTTAGTTATAATTATCGCTTTATTCAATGTCATAGGCGCAATAATCATGATGATTTTGGACCGAAAAAAGTCATTAAACACCCTTTTTAATATGGGTGCAGAACCAAAAATGATTAAATCTATTTTCTTTTTGCAAGGCACATTAATGACTGTTCTAAGTGGTATTGTAGGTATTATAATTGGTCTTATAGTTATAGTATCTCAACAGCAATTTGAATGGATTATGCTCACATCAGATTTTCCTTATCCAGTAAATCTTCAACTATCAGATGTGATTATTGTTATTGTAACGATTTTTGGTTTAGGTATAATTGCCTCAAAATTAGCATCACAACGCATCACAAAGGATTTGATAAAAATGGCTTAGATTTTTTAAGCAAATTGATGGTCACCAAATTTCTCTAGAGCCTCATCAAAAGCAGCAAAAACATCTTCTGATGCATCGCTAGTAACCATTTTCATACGGTAAGGTTTAAAATCTGGTATGCCTTTAAAGTAATTGGTATAATGACGACGTGTTTCAAAAACCCCAAGAACTTCGCCTTTCCAATCAATCGACATTTGTAGATGTCGACGTGCAGCTTCCACACGTTCCTGCATAGTGATTGGCCTGTAATGCTCACCAGTTTCAAAAAAGTGTTTGACTTGTTTAAAAAACCATGGATTACCAATCGTAGCACGTCCAATCATGGCGCCATCAAGCCCATAACTGTCTCGCATTTCGGCAGCACGTTCAGGTGTATTTACATCACCATTTCCAAAAATAGGAATGTGCATCCGAGGATTATTTTTAACTTCAGCAATAGGT
This DNA window, taken from Winogradskyella sp. PC-19, encodes the following:
- a CDS encoding FtsX-like permease family protein, with amino-acid sequence MNTSFYIAKRYLFSKSSNNAINIMSFIASGGVIVASAALLIVLSIFAGLKEFSLDFSNFTDPDLKILPIEGKSFILSENDLKIINSIEGISATSKIIEERIVIKSENKNLLATLKGVDEHYQSVTQIDSMVSQGSWFSPGNNDVVSGMGISNNLSFGLFNFMKPLTIYVPKPGKGQSSSLSGYFNSERVTNVGLFSVNENLDNEYIFADIGMARSLLNYEANQISAIEFKLNPEVDQDEVRAAIEAQFPNKFLIKNREQLNDALFKMLNTENLAVYLIFTLVIIIALFNVIGAIIMMILDRKKSLNTLFNMGAEPKMIKSIFFLQGTLMTVLSGIVGIIIGLIVIVSQQQFEWIMLTSDFPYPVNLQLSDVIIVIVTIFGLGIIASKLASQRITKDLIKMA